A genomic window from Triticum urartu cultivar G1812 chromosome 7, Tu2.1, whole genome shotgun sequence includes:
- the LOC125523536 gene encoding uncharacterized protein LOC125523536, translated as MARRGGFFGYDPYDYYYPPSYGYDAYPYYRPAAADPFFPDVEPLVTEQLRPARRRAPARHDGGFFRGFGAAEPAARTTARPRPGSGSPKSCPDCFEVEVTGPDSDSPPAIPEKQAPSVEEAAVRVQAAARGLLARRMVREVRAVERQAEAVAARVAAEAEALRADARARIGLGEELMRLLLRLDGVRGAREYRRRVTRRVLALQDAVDALEATPAPAAPGSTADAPEVQDAEKEAESGMEPELPVEDNTASDFLAAETTDTAVMEVDAVSPVVVDEAGKTETELVAEGEKASEAEGEWEMVATGDGDVSTGEEDPAPPKAQQEQAQEEKKMVTTNGLDSKKLMEMVAALCERSAQQCALIGALAERVDTLERAVRRVQEADRRRRRNKKNNKDGKKNTSSFYSD; from the coding sequence ATGGCGCGCCGCGGCGGCTTCTTCGGCTACGACCCGTATGATTATTACTACCCGCCCTCCTACGGGTACGACGCCTATCCGTATTATCGCCCCGCCGCAGCCGATCCCTTTTTTCCGGACGTCGAGCCGCTCGTGACGGAGCAGCTGCGTCCCGCCCGCCGGAGGGCCCCGGCGCGGCACGACGGCGGCTTCTTCCGTGGCTTTGGCGCAGCGGAGCCGGCCGCACGGACCACGGCGCGTCCTAGGCCCGGCAGCGGGTCCCCGAAGAGCTGCCCGGACTGCTTTGAGGTCGAGGTCACGGGCCCCGACTCCGACTCGCCGCCGGCGATTCCAGAGAAGCAGGCGCCGTCCGTGGAGGAGGCCGCGGTGAGGGtgcaggcggcggcgcgcgggctgCTCGCTCGTCGCATGGTGCGGGAGGTGCGTGCGGTGGAGCGGCAGGCCGAGGCCGTGGCCGCGCGGGTGGCGGCCGAGGCAGAGGCGCTCCGCGCGGACGCCCGTGCGCGGATCGGCCTCGGGGAGGAGCTCATGCGCCTGCTGCTGCGACTCGACGGCGTGCGCGGCGCCCGGGAGTACCGCAGAAGGGTCACCCGGCGCGTGCTCGCGCTACAGGACGCAGTCGACGCGCTCGAGGCCACGCCCGCGCCCGCGGCGCCCGGGAGTACCGCCGATGCGCCGGAAGTTCAGGATGCAGAAAAAGAAGCAGAGAGCGGGATGGAGCCGGAGCTGCCGGTTGAGGACAATACTGCGTCAGATTTTCTGGCTGCCGAGACAACTGACACGGCGGTGATGGAGGTTGACGCGGTGAGTCCCGTCGTCGTCGACGAGGCCGGGAAGACCGAGACCGAACTGGTGGCGGAAGGCGAGAAGGCCTCGGAGGCGGAGGGCGAGTGGGAGATGGTGGCAACAGGGGACGGCGACGTCTCCACCGGCGAGGAGGACCCTGCACCACCCAAAGCGCAGCAAGAACAGGCACAAGAGGAAAAGAAGATGGTGACCACCAACGGGCTGGACTCGAAAAAACTAATGGAGATGGTGGCGGCGCTGTGCGAGCGAAGTGCACAGCAGTGCGCGCTCATCGGGGCCCTGGCCGAGCGCGTCGACACGCTAGAGCGCGCCGTCCGGCGGGTGCAGGAGGCCGACCGGCGCAGGCGAAGGAACAAGAAGAACAACAAAGACGGCAAAAAGAACACAAGTAGCTTCTACAGCGACTAG
- the LOC125523537 gene encoding sucrose transport protein SUT4-like, which yields MIGARLVWAISNFIVFACMLATTILSWISYDLYSSKLQHIVGADKTVKTAALILFSLLGLPLSITYSVPFSVTAELTAGTGGGQGLATGVLNLAIVAPQIVVSLGAGPWDKLLGGGNVPAFALASVFSLVAGVLAVIKLPKLSNNYQSAGFHMG from the exons ATGATTGGTGCAAGATTGGTTTGGGCAATTAGCAACTTCATAGTGTTTGCCTGCATGTTGGCTACAACAATACTAAGCTGGATCTCCTATGACCTGTACTCGAGCAAGCTTCAACATATTGTCGGGGCAGATAAAACAGTCAAGACTGCAGCGCTCATTCTTTTCTCTCTTCTTGGATTGCCACTCTCG ATCACTTATAGCGTTCCGTTCTCCGTGACTGCTGAGCTGACTGCCGGAACAGGAGGCGGACAAG GTTTGGCTACTGGAGTTCTGAATCTTGCCATTGTCGCTCCTCAG ATAGTGGTGTCACTCGGAGCCGGCCCATGGGACAAGCTCTTGGGGGGAGGGAACGTCCCTGCCTTCGCCCTAGCCTCGGTTTTCTCGCTGGTAGCCGGAGTGCTCGCGGTGATCAAGCTGCCCAAGCTGTCGAACAACTATCAATCCGCCGGCTTTCACATGGGCTGA